The Pongo abelii isolate AG06213 chromosome 11, NHGRI_mPonAbe1-v2.0_pri, whole genome shotgun sequence genome includes a window with the following:
- the CXCR4 gene encoding C-X-C chemokine receptor type 4 isoform X1, which yields MDGISIYTSDNYTEEMGSGDYDSIKEPCFREENANFNKIFLPTIYSIIFLTGIVGNGLVILVMGYQKKLRSMTDKYRLHLSVADLLFVITLPFWAVDAVANWYFGNFLCKAVHVIYTVNLYSSVLILAFISLDRYLAIVHATNSQRPRKLLAEKVVYVGVWIPALLLTIPDFIFANVSEADDRYICDRFYPNDLWVVVFQFQHIMVGLILPGIVILSCYCIIISKLSHSKGHQKRKALKTTVILILAFFACWLPYYIGISIDSFILLEIIKQGCEFENTVHKWISITEALAFFHCCLNPILYAFLGAKFKTSAQHALTSVSRGSSLKILSKGKRGGHSSVSTESESSSFHSS from the exons ATGGACGGGATCAGT ATATACACTTCAGATAACTACACCGAGGAAATGGGCTCAGGGGACTATGACTCCATAAAGGAACCCTGCTTCCGTGAAGAAAATGCTAATTTCAATAAGATCTTCCTGCCCACCATCTACTCCATCATCTTCTTGACTGGCATTGTGGGCAATGGATTGGTCATCCTGGTCATGGGTTACCAGAAGAAACTGAGAAGCATGACGGACAAGTACAGGCTGCACCTGTCAGTGGCCGACCTCCTCTTTGTCATCACGCTTCCCTTCTGGGCAGTTGATGCCGTGGCAAACTGGTACTTTGGGAACTTCCTATGCAAGGCAGTCCATGTCATCTACACAGTCAACCTCTACAGCAGTGTCCTCATCCTGGCCTTCATCAGTCTGGACCGCTACCTGGCCATCGTCCACGCCACCAACAGTCAGAGGCCAAGGAAGCTGTTGGCTGAAAAGGTGGTCTATGTTGGCGTCTGGATCCCTGCCCTCCTGCTGACTATTCCCGACTTCATCTTTGCCAACGTCAGTGAGGCAGATGACAGATATATCTGTGACCGCTTCTACCCCAATGACTTGTGGGTGGTTGTGTTCCAGTTTCAGCACATCATGGTTGGCCTTATCCTGCCTGGTATTGTCATCCTGTCCTGCTATTGCATTATCATCTCCAAGCTGTCACACTCCAAGGGCCACCAGAAGCGCAAGGCCCTCAAGACCACAGTCATCCTCATCCTGGCTTTCTTTGCCTGCTGGCTGCCTTACTACATTGGGATCAGCATCGACTCCTTCATCCTCCTGGAAATCATCAAGCAAGGGTGTGAGTTTGAGAACACTGTGCACAAGTGGATTTCCATCACCGAGGCCCTAGCTTTCTTCCACTGTTGTCTGAACCCCATCCTCTATGCTTTCCTTGGAGCCAAATTTAAAACCTCTGCCCAGCACGCACTCACCTCTGTGAGCAGAGGGTCCAGCCTCAAGATCCTCTCCAAAGGAAAGCGAGGTGGACATTCATCTGTTTCCACTGAGTCTGAGTCTTCAAGTTTTCACTCCAGCTAA
- the CXCR4 gene encoding C-X-C chemokine receptor type 4 isoform X2: MIYTSDNYTEEMGSGDYDSIKEPCFREENANFNKIFLPTIYSIIFLTGIVGNGLVILVMGYQKKLRSMTDKYRLHLSVADLLFVITLPFWAVDAVANWYFGNFLCKAVHVIYTVNLYSSVLILAFISLDRYLAIVHATNSQRPRKLLAEKVVYVGVWIPALLLTIPDFIFANVSEADDRYICDRFYPNDLWVVVFQFQHIMVGLILPGIVILSCYCIIISKLSHSKGHQKRKALKTTVILILAFFACWLPYYIGISIDSFILLEIIKQGCEFENTVHKWISITEALAFFHCCLNPILYAFLGAKFKTSAQHALTSVSRGSSLKILSKGKRGGHSSVSTESESSSFHSS; the protein is encoded by the exons ATG ATATACACTTCAGATAACTACACCGAGGAAATGGGCTCAGGGGACTATGACTCCATAAAGGAACCCTGCTTCCGTGAAGAAAATGCTAATTTCAATAAGATCTTCCTGCCCACCATCTACTCCATCATCTTCTTGACTGGCATTGTGGGCAATGGATTGGTCATCCTGGTCATGGGTTACCAGAAGAAACTGAGAAGCATGACGGACAAGTACAGGCTGCACCTGTCAGTGGCCGACCTCCTCTTTGTCATCACGCTTCCCTTCTGGGCAGTTGATGCCGTGGCAAACTGGTACTTTGGGAACTTCCTATGCAAGGCAGTCCATGTCATCTACACAGTCAACCTCTACAGCAGTGTCCTCATCCTGGCCTTCATCAGTCTGGACCGCTACCTGGCCATCGTCCACGCCACCAACAGTCAGAGGCCAAGGAAGCTGTTGGCTGAAAAGGTGGTCTATGTTGGCGTCTGGATCCCTGCCCTCCTGCTGACTATTCCCGACTTCATCTTTGCCAACGTCAGTGAGGCAGATGACAGATATATCTGTGACCGCTTCTACCCCAATGACTTGTGGGTGGTTGTGTTCCAGTTTCAGCACATCATGGTTGGCCTTATCCTGCCTGGTATTGTCATCCTGTCCTGCTATTGCATTATCATCTCCAAGCTGTCACACTCCAAGGGCCACCAGAAGCGCAAGGCCCTCAAGACCACAGTCATCCTCATCCTGGCTTTCTTTGCCTGCTGGCTGCCTTACTACATTGGGATCAGCATCGACTCCTTCATCCTCCTGGAAATCATCAAGCAAGGGTGTGAGTTTGAGAACACTGTGCACAAGTGGATTTCCATCACCGAGGCCCTAGCTTTCTTCCACTGTTGTCTGAACCCCATCCTCTATGCTTTCCTTGGAGCCAAATTTAAAACCTCTGCCCAGCACGCACTCACCTCTGTGAGCAGAGGGTCCAGCCTCAAGATCCTCTCCAAAGGAAAGCGAGGTGGACATTCATCTGTTTCCACTGAGTCTGAGTCTTCAAGTTTTCACTCCAGCTAA
- the CXCR4 gene encoding C-X-C chemokine receptor type 4 isoform X3, whose amino-acid sequence MGSGDYDSIKEPCFREENANFNKIFLPTIYSIIFLTGIVGNGLVILVMGYQKKLRSMTDKYRLHLSVADLLFVITLPFWAVDAVANWYFGNFLCKAVHVIYTVNLYSSVLILAFISLDRYLAIVHATNSQRPRKLLAEKVVYVGVWIPALLLTIPDFIFANVSEADDRYICDRFYPNDLWVVVFQFQHIMVGLILPGIVILSCYCIIISKLSHSKGHQKRKALKTTVILILAFFACWLPYYIGISIDSFILLEIIKQGCEFENTVHKWISITEALAFFHCCLNPILYAFLGAKFKTSAQHALTSVSRGSSLKILSKGKRGGHSSVSTESESSSFHSS is encoded by the coding sequence ATGGGCTCAGGGGACTATGACTCCATAAAGGAACCCTGCTTCCGTGAAGAAAATGCTAATTTCAATAAGATCTTCCTGCCCACCATCTACTCCATCATCTTCTTGACTGGCATTGTGGGCAATGGATTGGTCATCCTGGTCATGGGTTACCAGAAGAAACTGAGAAGCATGACGGACAAGTACAGGCTGCACCTGTCAGTGGCCGACCTCCTCTTTGTCATCACGCTTCCCTTCTGGGCAGTTGATGCCGTGGCAAACTGGTACTTTGGGAACTTCCTATGCAAGGCAGTCCATGTCATCTACACAGTCAACCTCTACAGCAGTGTCCTCATCCTGGCCTTCATCAGTCTGGACCGCTACCTGGCCATCGTCCACGCCACCAACAGTCAGAGGCCAAGGAAGCTGTTGGCTGAAAAGGTGGTCTATGTTGGCGTCTGGATCCCTGCCCTCCTGCTGACTATTCCCGACTTCATCTTTGCCAACGTCAGTGAGGCAGATGACAGATATATCTGTGACCGCTTCTACCCCAATGACTTGTGGGTGGTTGTGTTCCAGTTTCAGCACATCATGGTTGGCCTTATCCTGCCTGGTATTGTCATCCTGTCCTGCTATTGCATTATCATCTCCAAGCTGTCACACTCCAAGGGCCACCAGAAGCGCAAGGCCCTCAAGACCACAGTCATCCTCATCCTGGCTTTCTTTGCCTGCTGGCTGCCTTACTACATTGGGATCAGCATCGACTCCTTCATCCTCCTGGAAATCATCAAGCAAGGGTGTGAGTTTGAGAACACTGTGCACAAGTGGATTTCCATCACCGAGGCCCTAGCTTTCTTCCACTGTTGTCTGAACCCCATCCTCTATGCTTTCCTTGGAGCCAAATTTAAAACCTCTGCCCAGCACGCACTCACCTCTGTGAGCAGAGGGTCCAGCCTCAAGATCCTCTCCAAAGGAAAGCGAGGTGGACATTCATCTGTTTCCACTGAGTCTGAGTCTTCAAGTTTTCACTCCAGCTAA